The Chitinophagales bacterium genome has a segment encoding these proteins:
- a CDS encoding HlyC/CorC family transporter — protein MTSFLLIVILLSLSAFFSGMEIAFLSANKLKIELAYQRGTFYGKILNTFVKKPSKFIVTVLLGNNIVLIVFGIVFAKIIEPWLAQFIASHFIILLLQTLISTTIVLFLGEYIPKVMFKAFADTILPVAALPFNSLYWLLYPGYLLINFITKSFLNLFGVKVSEKSMEFTTVDLEQYVKENMSDDDEEHHEVDKELFENVLDLKNIRVRDCMVPRREITAIDINASIQELKNLIVATYHSRILVYDDNIDKIVGYIHHFDLHKNPKNISNILMPIKIVNETTFIQKLMNEFIKEHKNIAWVVDEYGGTAGVITLEDILEEIFGEIDDEYDKDELIENQLAKNEFLLSGRTEIDHLNEEFDLNIPEGDYETLSGFIISHSETIPEKDETITIGKYQFKILDVSETKIETVKLVVLEEKES, from the coding sequence ATGACTTCATTCTTGTTAATAGTAATACTTTTGTCATTGTCTGCATTTTTTTCAGGAATGGAAATTGCTTTCTTATCTGCCAATAAGTTAAAAATAGAGTTAGCTTACCAACGAGGAACTTTCTACGGAAAAATACTGAACACCTTTGTAAAAAAACCATCAAAATTTATAGTAACGGTACTACTAGGTAACAATATTGTATTAATTGTATTTGGTATTGTGTTTGCTAAAATCATAGAACCATGGTTGGCACAATTCATTGCATCACATTTTATTATTTTGCTGCTACAAACACTAATTTCTACAACAATTGTTTTGTTTTTAGGCGAATATATTCCAAAAGTAATGTTTAAAGCATTTGCCGATACCATTTTACCTGTAGCTGCATTGCCTTTTAATTCCTTGTATTGGTTATTATATCCAGGATATCTTTTAATCAACTTCATCACCAAATCATTTCTCAATTTATTTGGTGTAAAAGTCAGTGAAAAAAGCATGGAATTTACTACTGTAGATTTAGAACAATATGTAAAAGAAAATATGTCAGACGATGATGAAGAACATCACGAAGTAGACAAAGAACTCTTTGAAAATGTACTCGACTTAAAAAACATCAGAGTAAGAGACTGCATGGTGCCAAGAAGAGAAATTACAGCAATAGACATCAATGCATCTATTCAAGAATTAAAAAATTTAATTGTAGCAACCTATCATTCTAGAATTTTAGTGTACGATGATAATATCGATAAAATTGTAGGATATATACATCACTTCGATTTACATAAAAATCCAAAGAACATTAGCAATATACTAATGCCAATTAAAATTGTAAATGAAACTACCTTTATTCAGAAACTAATGAATGAGTTCATCAAAGAACATAAAAACATTGCTTGGGTAGTTGATGAATATGGTGGCACTGCTGGTGTAATTACTTTAGAAGATATTTTAGAAGAAATTTTTGGTGAAATTGACGACGAATACGATAAAGATGAGCTCATAGAAAACCAATTGGCAAAGAATGAGTTTTTATTGTCTGGAAGAACAGAAATTGACCATTTAAACGAAGAGTTCGATTTAAATATTCCTGAAGGAGATTACGAAACACTCTCTGGATTTATTATTTCTCACTCCGAAACCATTCCAGAAAAAGATGAAACGATTACCATTGGCAAGTATCAATTTAAGATACTAGATGTTTCTGAAACCAAAATAGAAACCGTAAAATTGGTGGTTTTAGAAGAAAAGGAATCTTAA
- a CDS encoding 2-isopropylmalate synthase, protein MNTDKVYIFDTTLRDGEQVPGCQLNTVEKIEVAIALEQLGVDVLEAGFPISSPGDFNSVVEISKNVSNPTICALTRAVDKDIECAADALKFAKRGRIHTGIGSSDIHINNKLRTTREKILEKAAWAAKYARNFVDDVEFFCEDAGRADIEFLAKMVETVIANGATVVNIPDTTGYCLPDQYGEKIAYLMNNVPNIDKAIISVHCHNDLGMATANSMAGIRNGARQVEVTMNGIGERAGNTSLEEVAMIIRSHKETLNVYTDIDVKKIYPTSRLITRLMRMPVQPNKAIVGRNAFSHSSGIHQDGVLKDRENYEIIDPKDVGIPESLIVLTARSGRAALKHRLEKIGFSLDVDGLNDAYTKFLELADRKKEVYDEDLLEMMGSSISGKIYQVKDLEVYCGTNGNSKATVTLTKDNESFNATAEGNGPVDASLKAIDKIINIENKLEEYLVQAITGGSNDIGKVHIQLSKDGAFYYGFGADTDIVFASAKAYIDALNKV, encoded by the coding sequence ATGAATACGGATAAGGTTTACATTTTCGACACCACACTTAGAGACGGCGAACAAGTTCCTGGTTGCCAATTAAACACAGTAGAAAAAATTGAAGTCGCTATTGCACTAGAGCAATTAGGTGTTGATGTCTTAGAAGCTGGCTTTCCAATTTCTTCGCCAGGCGATTTTAATTCTGTAGTAGAAATATCTAAAAATGTAAGTAATCCAACTATTTGTGCTTTAACAAGAGCTGTAGATAAAGATATTGAATGTGCCGCAGATGCCTTAAAGTTTGCTAAAAGAGGCAGAATTCATACAGGCATTGGCAGCTCTGATATTCATATCAACAATAAATTAAGAACTACTAGAGAAAAAATATTAGAAAAAGCAGCTTGGGCAGCTAAATATGCTAGAAATTTTGTAGATGATGTAGAATTCTTTTGCGAAGATGCAGGTAGAGCAGACATAGAATTTTTAGCTAAAATGGTAGAAACAGTAATTGCCAACGGAGCAACGGTAGTTAATATTCCAGATACAACAGGTTATTGTTTGCCAGACCAATACGGCGAAAAAATTGCGTACTTAATGAACAATGTTCCAAATATTGATAAAGCAATTATTTCTGTTCACTGTCATAACGATTTAGGAATGGCTACTGCAAATTCTATGGCTGGTATTAGAAATGGAGCAAGACAAGTGGAAGTTACAATGAATGGTATTGGCGAAAGAGCAGGAAATACTTCACTAGAAGAAGTAGCTATGATTATTCGTTCGCACAAAGAAACACTTAATGTTTATACAGATATTGATGTAAAGAAAATCTATCCAACATCACGATTAATTACACGATTGATGCGAATGCCAGTTCAACCAAATAAAGCTATTGTTGGAAGAAATGCCTTTTCACATTCATCTGGTATTCATCAAGATGGTGTTTTAAAAGATAGAGAAAATTACGAAATCATTGATCCAAAAGATGTAGGAATTCCAGAGTCTTTAATTGTATTAACAGCAAGAAGTGGAAGAGCTGCACTAAAACATCGACTAGAAAAAATTGGTTTTTCTTTAGATGTTGATGGATTAAATGATGCATATACTAAGTTCTTAGAATTAGCCGACAGAAAAAAAGAAGTATACGACGAAGACTTATTAGAAATGATGGGTTCTAGCATTAGTGGAAAAATCTATCAAGTGAAAGACTTAGAAGTGTATTGTGGTACTAATGGCAACTCAAAAGCTACGGTTACATTAACTAAAGACAACGAATCGTTTAATGCTACAGCAGAAGGCAATGGACCAGTAGATGCTTCTTTAAAAGCAATCGATAAAATTATAAATATAGAGAACAAGCTAGAAGAATATTTAGTACAAGCCATTACTGGTGGAAGTAATGATATAGGAAAAGTACATATACAACTATCTAAAGATGGTGCTTTTTACTATGGCTTTGGTGCAGATACTGATATTGTTTTCGCTTCTGCAAAAGCATATATTGATGCTTTAAATAAAGTATAA
- the lptC gene encoding LPS export ABC transporter periplasmic protein LptC, whose amino-acid sequence MKKYFYLFFVLIMCISCQENDIATINALIKDDEVGVEIADSVKLIYKENEFIRAEITTKTVKRYIESQNKLEFTKGMVVKFYEGLKLTSVLTADYGILDDTKQTIEVKGNIVMQNYKHEVLKTENLVWNLINKTIYAQDKISIKTPYDIITGYGLNAKEDFSNYSIKRVTGIVSYNEDESFR is encoded by the coding sequence ATGAAAAAATACTTTTATTTGTTTTTTGTTTTGATAATGTGCATCAGTTGCCAAGAAAATGATATTGCTACTATTAATGCACTGATTAAAGATGATGAGGTTGGTGTAGAAATTGCAGATAGTGTAAAACTAATTTATAAAGAAAACGAATTTATAAGAGCAGAAATTACTACCAAAACAGTAAAACGATATATTGAGAGTCAAAATAAACTAGAGTTTACAAAAGGTATGGTCGTTAAGTTTTATGAAGGACTTAAACTAACTTCGGTACTTACAGCAGATTATGGTATTCTAGATGATACTAAACAAACGATAGAAGTTAAAGGCAATATCGTTATGCAAAACTATAAACATGAAGTACTTAAAACCGAAAATTTAGTTTGGAATTTAATCAACAAAACTATTTACGCCCAAGATAAAATAAGTATAAAAACACCATATGATATTATTACAGGTTATGGTTTAAATGCCAAAGAAGATTTTTCTAACTATAGTATAAAAAGAGTTACAGGCATTGTTTCTTATAACGAAGACGAATCTTTTAGATGA
- a CDS encoding metallophosphoesterase: MNKYVYLLSFILFSIVVNAQQIVRGPYLQSATPNSIKIMWRTDSATTSTINFGSTINNLSNIVTDTNLVTDHIVLIEGLSPKTKYYYAVSLNGNILAGNNEQHHFVTNPSSNDTSKVSFWVTGDFGAKNNDQISVKRWFQNYLVNNTVDAWLWLGDNTYDNGKDWEYQQKVFSSDFGYDSIFRFLPFYPIPGNHDYGSISRKPNPKNDAGPYYNIVEVPKNGEAGGIGSGTETYYSYDYGTAHFLALNSEPMPYVFYKPFSTELVNKDMYNFAIADLQASTKKFNIAYWHQPPYSKGSHDSDDGWELFMKGMREEYLPILEENGIDLILNGHSHVYERSFLINGHYNYSYYYDSTTMLIDGSSGNPDLGEAYHKKTYGVSANKGTVYAVVGNSGKKEGDNGEHHPVMFTDLSDAVGSMILTIEGNVLTASYYTAAGILYDKFQIIKQDTTIVNGIKPIASIEKINVYPNPSTQTLVLDIYAKQNDNINIDIFNINGSLIKSNIWTNTIYSGKNTINLTNSFNELNAGIYLLSITNANNGKVVHKVVKQ, encoded by the coding sequence ATGAATAAGTATGTCTACCTTTTAAGTTTTATTTTATTTTCTATTGTTGTAAATGCTCAACAAATTGTTCGTGGTCCATATTTGCAAAGTGCTACACCAAATAGTATAAAAATAATGTGGCGAACTGATAGTGCTACTACATCAACTATAAATTTTGGCAGTACTATAAATAATTTGAGCAACATAGTAACTGATACCAATTTAGTAACCGACCATATTGTTTTGATAGAAGGACTTTCTCCAAAAACAAAATATTACTATGCTGTTTCACTAAACGGAAATATTTTAGCAGGCAATAATGAACAACATCACTTTGTTACCAATCCAAGTAGTAATGATACAAGTAAAGTAAGTTTTTGGGTTACTGGTGATTTTGGAGCTAAAAACAACGATCAAATCTCTGTAAAAAGATGGTTTCAAAATTACTTGGTAAACAATACTGTAGATGCATGGCTTTGGTTAGGTGATAATACTTACGATAATGGAAAAGATTGGGAATACCAACAAAAAGTATTTAGTAGCGATTTTGGTTACGATTCTATTTTTAGATTTTTACCTTTTTATCCAATTCCAGGCAACCACGATTATGGAAGTATAAGTAGAAAACCCAATCCTAAAAACGATGCTGGACCTTATTATAATATTGTAGAAGTACCTAAAAATGGAGAAGCTGGTGGTATTGGTTCTGGAACAGAAACTTACTACTCATACGATTATGGTACTGCTCACTTTTTAGCACTAAATTCTGAGCCAATGCCTTATGTCTTCTACAAACCATTCTCAACAGAGCTTGTAAATAAAGACATGTACAATTTTGCTATCGCAGATTTACAAGCTAGTACTAAAAAATTTAATATTGCATATTGGCATCAACCACCATATTCTAAAGGAAGTCATGACTCTGATGATGGTTGGGAACTTTTTATGAAAGGAATGAGGGAAGAATATTTACCTATTTTAGAAGAGAATGGCATTGATTTAATTTTGAATGGACACAGTCATGTTTATGAACGCTCGTTTTTAATAAATGGACATTATAATTATTCATATTATTACGATTCTACTACTATGTTAATTGATGGAAGTAGTGGTAATCCAGATTTAGGAGAAGCTTATCACAAAAAAACATATGGTGTAAGTGCTAACAAAGGAACAGTATATGCTGTTGTAGGTAACTCTGGAAAAAAAGAAGGCGACAATGGAGAACATCATCCTGTAATGTTTACTGATTTATCTGATGCTGTTGGCAGTATGATTTTAACCATTGAAGGAAATGTGCTGACTGCATCTTATTATACAGCAGCTGGAATTTTATATGATAAATTTCAAATTATAAAACAAGATACTACTATTGTTAATGGCATTAAACCAATAGCAAGTATAGAAAAAATAAATGTATATCCAAATCCAAGTACACAAACCTTAGTACTTGATATTTATGCTAAACAAAATGATAATATTAATATTGATATTTTTAACATTAATGGTAGTTTAATTAAATCAAATATTTGGACAAACACTATATATAGTGGAAAAAACACTATAAACTTAACCAATAGTTTTAATGAACTAAATGCAGGAATATACTTACTAAGTATAACCAATGCTAACAACGGAAAGGTAGTACACAAAGTAGTAAAGCAGTAA
- a CDS encoding peptidylprolyl isomerase has translation MAIISKIRQRSWILLTFIALAMLIFLVQAALESPSNSLRGGKKNSVGKINGHNISATEYSQQVTDYEDGLKLINPQIQVDDEMRSQIRDEVWYNTAMQAILGKTLKSLGIGVTLQEIGQLMTSKKAHPLAQRLLMQLGAVDQGTGQIDEAKAREIMTNIDKYDPDGTNNLRQTIQQIETLVKEETIKSKYLNLVAKSYYLPKFLVKDIVKSNQSATINYLEVPYTSLDDAKYKVTDKEIQEYIDKHKKQYEQKATRTLDMVVFDILPSKDDSSEALTRIEKLRTEYDKDPNDSAFLARNSIQGPNDLYFSLDELQQAGRDMDKLNSIATGATSDIYITNGAYVFSKVINRRVAPDTVRAAHILLSLGDGSDEAKAAANQLADSLIQVLASGKANFGDVAFQNTKDEGTKQKGGDLGYFGRNTMVKPFNDKVFYGMVPGQIAKVESQFGLHIILLIDARSPKQLVQVVDFVQPILPGKETQKKVYNEAVAFQQNNNTADKFDKAIKTKNALRSITVQQNDVNVQNLGAARKVVQWAFEQEAADKIDFFDLSDKFVVAKLDKITAEGLATVADVKDEVSYILINDKKAKDITTQLNSASKGTTDLNAIATKVKDAAVNSDVAVRFSSGFLGTSGNEPVAVGAAFGVKENKLSTPVKGNMGVFIVQPTTFGEVPATDKEQIANYQKQFTTNYANQMQFQQLLNAILKNAKVEDLRYTVY, from the coding sequence ATGGCTATTATTAGTAAAATAAGACAAAGATCATGGATATTACTTACTTTCATTGCTTTAGCAATGTTAATCTTTTTAGTACAGGCAGCTTTAGAAAGTCCGTCTAATTCATTAAGAGGTGGTAAGAAAAATTCAGTAGGAAAAATCAACGGACACAACATCTCTGCTACAGAGTACAGTCAACAAGTTACAGACTATGAAGATGGATTAAAACTCATTAATCCACAAATACAAGTAGATGACGAAATGCGTAGCCAAATTAGAGACGAAGTATGGTACAATACTGCCATGCAAGCTATACTTGGCAAGACATTAAAATCACTAGGTATTGGTGTTACGCTTCAAGAAATTGGTCAGTTAATGACTTCTAAAAAAGCACATCCATTAGCACAACGATTATTAATGCAACTTGGAGCTGTAGATCAAGGAACTGGTCAAATTGATGAAGCGAAAGCTCGTGAAATAATGACCAATATTGACAAATATGATCCAGATGGAACAAATAATCTAAGACAAACCATACAACAAATAGAAACTTTAGTAAAAGAAGAAACGATTAAGTCAAAGTACTTAAACTTAGTAGCTAAGTCATATTATTTGCCAAAATTTTTGGTGAAAGACATCGTAAAATCAAATCAATCTGCTACAATTAACTACTTAGAAGTACCATATACTAGCTTAGACGATGCTAAATATAAAGTTACAGACAAAGAAATTCAAGAGTATATTGATAAGCACAAAAAACAATATGAGCAAAAAGCTACTAGAACACTAGATATGGTAGTATTTGATATTTTACCATCAAAAGATGACTCTAGCGAAGCACTTACAAGAATTGAAAAACTAAGAACAGAGTACGATAAAGATCCTAATGATTCTGCATTCTTAGCAAGAAATTCTATTCAAGGACCAAACGATTTATATTTTTCTTTAGATGAATTGCAACAAGCAGGTAGAGATATGGACAAACTCAACTCAATTGCTACAGGTGCAACATCAGACATTTATATTACTAACGGAGCATATGTCTTTTCTAAAGTAATTAACAGAAGAGTAGCACCAGATACAGTTAGAGCGGCTCATATTTTATTATCACTTGGCGATGGTTCTGACGAAGCAAAAGCAGCAGCAAATCAACTAGCAGACAGTTTAATACAAGTACTAGCATCAGGAAAAGCAAATTTTGGTGATGTTGCTTTCCAAAATACTAAAGACGAAGGCACAAAACAAAAAGGTGGAGACTTAGGTTACTTCGGAAGAAATACTATGGTTAAACCTTTCAACGATAAAGTGTTTTACGGAATGGTTCCAGGACAAATTGCAAAAGTAGAATCTCAATTTGGATTACATATCATTTTATTAATAGATGCAAGAAGTCCAAAACAATTGGTTCAAGTAGTAGACTTTGTTCAACCAATATTACCAGGAAAAGAAACGCAGAAAAAAGTTTATAACGAAGCCGTTGCTTTCCAACAAAATAATAATACTGCTGATAAATTTGATAAAGCAATCAAAACAAAAAATGCATTAAGAAGCATTACTGTTCAGCAAAACGATGTAAATGTTCAAAATCTTGGAGCAGCTAGAAAAGTAGTACAATGGGCTTTTGAACAAGAAGCAGCAGATAAAATAGATTTCTTTGATTTAAGCGATAAATTTGTAGTAGCAAAACTAGATAAAATTACAGCAGAAGGTTTAGCAACGGTAGCAGATGTTAAAGATGAAGTAAGCTATATCTTAATCAACGATAAAAAAGCAAAAGACATTACTACACAATTAAACAGTGCATCAAAAGGAACAACAGACTTAAATGCTATTGCTACAAAAGTAAAAGACGCTGCTGTTAATAGTGATGTAGCGGTTCGTTTTTCAAGCGGATTTTTAGGCACATCAGGAAATGAGCCAGTTGCAGTTGGTGCAGCATTTGGAGTAAAAGAAAACAAACTATCTACACCAGTAAAAGGCAATATGGGTGTCTTTATAGTACAACCAACTACATTTGGAGAAGTACCAGCAACAGACAAAGAGCAAATTGCCAACTATCAAAAGCAATTTACTACCAACTATGCCAATCAAATGCAATTCCAACAACTACTAAATGCAATTCTTAAAAATGCCAAAGTAGAAGACTTAAGATACACCGTATACTAA
- a CDS encoding Hsp20/alpha crystallin family protein: MTLVRRKSNSNLSNLFFDDFFGRELANLSNRQAEKQPAVNIKETEDAYKIELSAPGFEKEDFKVELNENILNISAEKTVNEEETDKKETFLRKEFSYSGFKRSFTLDEKNVETSKIVGKYEKGLLYLHIPKIGEKEKEAKFIKINIA, encoded by the coding sequence ATGACACTCGTAAGAAGAAAATCAAACAGCAATCTATCAAATTTATTTTTTGATGATTTTTTTGGAAGAGAATTGGCTAATTTAAGCAATCGTCAGGCAGAAAAACAACCAGCAGTAAACATTAAAGAAACCGAAGATGCCTACAAAATAGAGCTTTCTGCACCAGGTTTTGAAAAAGAAGACTTTAAAGTAGAATTAAATGAAAATATTTTAAACATTAGTGCAGAAAAAACTGTTAACGAAGAAGAAACAGATAAAAAAGAAACCTTTTTAAGAAAGGAATTTAGCTACTCTGGCTTTAAAAGAAGTTTTACATTAGATGAAAAAAATGTAGAAACCTCTAAAATTGTTGGCAAATATGAAAAAGGTTTGCTATATTTGCATATACCGAAAATTGGTGAAAAAGAAAAAGAAGCAAAATTTATAAAAATAAATATTGCGTAA
- a CDS encoding UDP-2,3-diacylglucosamine diphosphatase: MSEKRRIEVCIISDVHLGTHACHAKELNRYLKSIQPNMLIINGDWLDIWHFSAGYFPKEHIENVFLVLDFARQGIPVYYIAGNHDDTIRDFLDFKFDTIEIKDEIFLDLDGKKHWVFHGDKYDLSVGGSARWLAKLGGRSYDQIFRLNRYINKIRMKLGKDRIYLSKLIKDKVKSFVKSKVQDFEDVALEIAIKEKYDCVICGHIHKPQDRIVANDEGSVRYLNSGDWVENLTALEYNNGNWEIFYYWHDLQFKDIDRS; this comes from the coding sequence TTGTCAGAAAAAAGAAGAATAGAAGTTTGTATCATTTCAGATGTTCATTTAGGAACGCATGCTTGTCATGCTAAAGAACTCAATCGCTATTTAAAAAGTATACAACCAAACATGTTAATTATTAACGGCGATTGGTTAGATATTTGGCATTTTAGTGCTGGTTATTTTCCAAAAGAACATATTGAAAATGTATTTCTAGTACTTGATTTTGCTCGACAAGGCATTCCTGTATACTACATTGCAGGAAATCATGATGATACGATTAGAGATTTCTTAGATTTTAAATTTGATACTATAGAAATTAAAGATGAAATTTTTTTAGACCTAGATGGAAAAAAACACTGGGTTTTTCATGGCGATAAATACGATTTATCGGTTGGTGGTTCTGCAAGATGGTTAGCAAAATTAGGTGGTAGATCATACGACCAAATTTTTAGACTCAATCGTTACATCAATAAAATTAGAATGAAATTAGGTAAAGACCGAATTTATCTTTCTAAACTAATAAAAGACAAAGTAAAAAGTTTTGTAAAATCAAAAGTACAAGATTTTGAAGATGTAGCACTAGAAATTGCAATTAAAGAAAAATACGATTGTGTTATTTGTGGACACATTCATAAACCACAAGATAGAATAGTTGCCAATGATGAAGGCAGTGTGCGTTATTTAAATAGTGGCGATTGGGTAGAAAATCTCACAGCATTAGAATACAATAACGGCAATTGGGAAATTTTTTATTACTGGCACGACTTACAATTCAAAGATATTGATAGAAGCTAA